From Juglans microcarpa x Juglans regia isolate MS1-56 unplaced genomic scaffold, Jm3101_v1.0 JmScfU0047, whole genome shotgun sequence:
tgttggttgttgtggtgttgtttcatgtatatggcatatttgcacgcatgttcaggTTTGTAAATGGAAACtaggttttcacatgattgcatacatgttcatgtgtttatctaaaaattgaattttcatgtgaaatgatttgagtgtgtttgaaacgactaaattgactggtttgagaaaaaggaaaagagactgtagggatagtggtaagtagggatggtggtagagtcccgcctgtgattcccgcctacggtgcacgcggtagggatggtgataagcagggatggtggttgtgtcccacctgtgattcccgcctacggtgcatgcggtagggatggtggtaagcagggatggtggtatagtccagcctgtgattcccgcctacagtgctctgataaatattcatgatgtgtgataagtattcattttgtgtgataagtatttattgtgtggaaaggaactgtagggatggtggtaagcagggatggtggtagagtcccgcctgtgattcccgcctacggtacacgcggtagggatggtggtaagcagggacggtggtagagtcctgcctgcgattccgcctacagtgtctgataaatggtttgttttgtgtgaatcattttctgggaaaatgacagactatgtttttgggccaaaatgggattttggcgtgtgttggaaataatcatttttggagaaaaatggtattttatggctaagtggattttgtcgtatgaatgcatgttgattgcattaatatgtttttatcccgagagttgtttggtttatacatacctgtggtaccattttatggtatagCAAATTTTTCATGCAGAGGAGGAtaagggtgagcctgaggagtcggctccgcccgaggagtgattggatcactcgcattctggttttggacttgtaaaatatttattttggatgactgtataatttttaaactttttacttattgtttaaattgtattaacaattttggtacttagttgtattaattatccgctgcgttgtttttgtatactgttgtatgtacacacacttggcactaacgttgggatgtgtgaccctgttgtcatcatcccagcgtctcgattcccgtgtctccttacatgggggtcgtgggcgtcacaggtggtatcagagcagttcgactctgggtaaaaccacatatCCCATAGgtgcagtaccagaaaattttaaaattgtgatttgaaattagttgggagtatattattttaattgttttatttattttattgtacgttatttgtttgtttatttattttattttatgttattttagtttacttagttaattttttttatggcaggcaattttacttatttcaattattttcttgtgtagtatttcatttgttttattccttttgtcttatgatattttattttgttggttttattttatgtgatattgttgtattttaatttattttactataattatattttagtttgttttaagctgatagtggggttaaagGGTACGctatggtaggaagatggtacgaccaagaaggcaagctaatgagctcGAGGATGAATTACCAAGGGGTGATAGAAATTATGCCGTGGCGAGGGCaatgaataggatgacggagtttcttcagcagaattttcgtccacaacAAGGAGAGCAGAATAGGGTGGTGCAAgtcgggtgcacctatgagcgttTCTTGGCAcataggactcctgccttcACGGGCGAAAAAGATCCACTTCGAGCTGGGAGGTGGATTGAAGACCTGGAGAGGACATTTGAAGTCTGTGGTTGTACAAAGGCCCAGAAGGTGTTGTATGAGAGTTACCTGTTGCAAGGTGAAGCAGCTAATTGGTGGAAGACTAAGCGGGAACTCCTAGAGATGGAGCTGGGATCTTTGGcggctgtgtcttggcagcgcttcaagaaagagtttgacgatcgcttttttcctgtttttgtgagacggcaaaaggctcgggaatTCAATAACTTGGTCCAAGGGGATATGATTGTCGAGCAATATGCCAGAAAATTTATAGAGCTTGGGCGATTTGCGTCTCATATGATAGCCACCGAAGAGTTGCGGGCCGAACGTTTTCAGGAAGGGTTGCGCTCTCAAATCCGCAGACAAGTCGCATGCCTGCAAATCCAAAACTTCCAGAGGTTGGTTGAGGTGGCCTgtattgctgagcgagagcgaggtgctgtggtaggctcccctctgggtaagaagcgactgaacgttgatggtgaagggagcagctccgggtcgccgcAGAAGTTCGTGCAGAGGATCGGGTCTCGATCGCAGGCAGCCTCCGATGTACGTATTGGGGGTcgggtcgagctccagtttgtggctgatgtaatagagcccacgagggcgagtgccatcagggttggaaccagtgctttgagtgtagTCTGACGGGACACTTTTCTCTTGAGTGTCCTAATCGGACCCAAGTGAATCAGCGTGGTCATCGAGGTGGTAGAACTGGTCAGAGGCAATTAGGTTAGGCTCGGATGTACGCATTGACCCCTGGTAGTGCTGGTAATGAAGTTCCAGctactcaggacgctggagttataGCAGGTAAGGGTCTAACCTGATCTTTCGTAATGGATGTCTTGTGtagtttattcttgggttttgggaaaagttATGCAAGCCGTACCCAtacccgttgggtgttggaggccGTGTGATTTCTCTTAAACGTGTTCTGGTTATGTCTTGTATCCTGCTTTAGCGTGATGTTTGACTCTacaaattttgaggacgaaattttattttaagggggaggatgtaacaccccgtattttagtgtattttcactgaaggattatttttaataattcaaaaatttattctcttattttataattatcagatattttaaatgggttattttatgatcttgaaattgtgaaaattaaattgttatgttttcttaatatttatttattgttatgcatttaaattgttcttcttttaaattaattgattgttggatttaattattttatttgcattgtatcattacgtttaaattattttaattgacttgcggttttaaaattttttccgttggatcatttttgtgacccaagatgtgaggattggaccttatttcttcccctccatttttctctttcctctttcttattttcctttctttttttttttctttctttccctgctGCTCCACGTCCGCACGacaccctctccctctctctccccgtgcgttgcttcttcctcacccaacccaccgccgtcgcgctgccgtgcgcgacaccgcccctgcCGTTTGCTTCCCCCCGGCCGGCGACAACCTCCCTCCATTCTTAGCTCCTATCGCGCCGTCGTTTGCCCCCACAAGCccctccaagccgcggcgcatcttgaCCTTCAACTCCAccatcgcgccaccaccggctaCCATTTCTACACCACTTCACCAttgacctcttagcaacccaatgcatCTATCTTTggctccgatctaccaccggtaaagctcatctatctccatctcctttttggactttttggccttaaaaccaccatttacgccgccacccacggcaaaccaccaccaccattggcttcaccaacctctctaggccctaccctatcaatttcgggccttagtttgtctccgttgaaaagtgagtttttgagacccacggccacagtgtattttacactgttacgttgctgagccgccacttcttgtagcttcgtgatccttcaaaaattattatatagcactgtaagtattttttcaaagaactttcgtgatttaaatgtatttttgtactaacacatattattgtgatctggttggacatgccggactgagcccgaggagttcgggggtcggatggattatgaaCGGAGttatgtgtttggttggtattgtgaattgttggttgttgtggtgttgtttcatgtatatggcatatttgcgcgcatgttcatgtttgtaaatggaaactgggttttcacatgattgcatacatgttcatgtgtttatctgaaaattagattttcatgtgaaatgatttgagtgtgtttgaaatgactagattgactggtttaagaaaaaggaaaagagactgtagggatggtggtaagcaggaatggtggtagagtctcgcctgtgattcccgcctacagtgctctaataagtattcattttgtgtgataagtattcattttgtgtgataagtattttttgtgtggaaaggaactgtaagaatggtggtaagcagggatggtggtagagtcccgcctgtgattcccgcctacggtgcacgcagtagggatggtggtaagcagggacggaggtagagtcccgcctgcgattccggcctatagtgtccgataaatggttttttttgtgtgaatcattttctgggaaaatgacagactatgtttttgggccaaaatggtattttggcatgtgtttgaaataatcatttttggagaaaaatggtattttatggctaagtggattttgtcgtatgaatgcatgttgattgcattaatatgtttttatcccgagagttgtttggtttatacttacctgtggtaccattttatggtatcgtaaattttgatgcagaggaggatgagcctaaggagtcggctccgcccgaggagtgattggatcactcgcattctggtttggaacttgtaaaatatttattttggataactgtataatttttaaaatttttactgattgtttaaattgtattaacaattgtggtacttagttgtattaattatccgctgcgttgtttttgtacaatattgcatgtacacacacatggcactaacgttgggatgtgtgaccctgttgtcatcatcccggcgtctcgattcccgtgtctccttacatgggggtcgtgttTGCCACAGGAGTGGATTGAAGACCAGGAGAGGACATTCGAAGTCTGTGGTTATACAGAGGCCCAAAAGGTGTTGTATGGGAGTTACCTGTTGCAAGGTGAAGTAGCTAATTGGTGGAAGACTAAGCGGTAACTCCTAGAGATAGAGTTGGGATCTTTGGCgactgtgtcttggcagcgcttcaagaaagagtttgatgatcgattcttccCTATTTTTGTGAGACGGCAAATGGCTCAAGAATTCAATAACTTGATCCAAGGGGATGTGACTGTCGAGCAATACGCcaaaaaatttatggagcttgggcgattTGCGTCTTATCTGATAGCCGCCGAAGAGTTGCGGGCCGAACGTTTTCAGAAAGGGTTGCGCTCTTAGATCCGCAGACATGTCGCATGCCTGCAAATCCCGAACTTCCAGAGGTTGGTTGAGGTGGCCTGTATTTCTGAGTGGGAGGGAGGTGCTGTGGCAggctcccctccgggtaagaagcgactgaacgttgatggtgaagggagcagctccggttCGCCGTAGAAGTTCGTGCAGAGGATCGGGTCTCGATCGCAGGCAGCCTCCAGTGTACGTATTgggggtcgagctccagtttgtggcaGATGTAATAGAGTCCACAAGGGCGAGTGCCCTTCAGGGTTGGAGCCAGTGCTTTGAGTGCGGTCTGACGAGACACTTTTCAAGTGAGTGTCCTAATCGGACCCAAgtgaatcagggtggtcatTGAGGTGGTAGAACTGGTCAGAGGCAATTAGGTCAGGCTCGGATGTACGCAATGACCCCTGGTAGTGCTGGCAATGAAGTTCCAGATACTCAGGATGCTGGAGTTATGGCAGGTAAGGGTCTACCTGATCTTTCGTAATGGATGTCTTGTGtagtttattcttgggttttgggaaaagttATACAAGCCGTACCCATACCCGTTGGGTGTTAGAGGTCGTGTGATTTCTCTTAAGTGTGTTCTGGTTATGTCTTGTATCCTGCTTTTGCATGATGTTTGACTCCACATATTTCGaggaagaaattttattttaagggggggatgatgtaacaccccatattttagtgtattttcactaaaggattatttttaataattcaaaaatttattctcttattttataattatcagatattttaaatgggttattttatgatatttaaattgtgaaaattaaattgttatgttttcttaatatttatttattgttatgcatttaaattgttcttcttctaaattaattgattgttggatttaattattttatttgcattgtatcattacgtttaaattattttaattgacttgaggttttaaaattttttccgttggatcatttttgtgatccaagatgtgaggattggacctcatttctttcccttcatttttctctttcccctttcttcttttcttcttttcctttccttcttttttttctttctttccctgctGCTCCCCGTGCGCGCGacaccctctccctctctctccccgtgcgttgcttcttcctcacccaatCCACCGTCGTCACACCGcggtgcgcgacaccgcccctgcctttcgcttccccaccggccgacaaccacctccctccattctcagctAGTATCGCGTCGCCGTTTGCCTCCACGAGCCCCTCCAAGCCGTGGCGCATCTTgagttccagcgccgccgtcgcgccaccaccggccactatttcttcaccacttcatctttgacctcttagcaacccaatgcacctaTCCTTGGCTCCGATCTACTACTGGTGAAGctcatctatctccatctccttttcaaactttttggcattaaaaccaccatttgcgtcgccacccatggcaaaccaccaccaccattggcttcaccaacctctctagaccctaccctatcaatttcgagtTTTagttttacactgttacgttgctgagccgccacttcttgcagtttcgtgatccttcgaaaattattatatagcactgtaagtatttttccaaagaattttcgtgatttaaatgtatttttgcactaacacatattattgtaatctggttggacatgccggactgagtccgaggagttcgggggtcagatggattgtggatggagttgtgtgtttggttggtattgtgaaatgttggttgttggtatggtattgttcatgtacatggcatattgcacgcatgatcatgtttgtaaaggaaactgggttttcacatgattgtatacatgttcatgtgtttatctgaaaattagattttcatgttaaatgatttgagtgtgtttgaaacgactagattgactggtttgagaaaaaggaaaagagactgtagggacagtggtaagcagggatggtggtagagtcccgcctgtgatttccgcctacggtgcacgcgatagggatggtggtaagcagggatggtggttgtgtccagcctgtgattcccacctacggtgcacgcggtagggatggtggtatagtcccgcctgtgattcccgcctacagtgctctgataaatattcatggtgtgtgataaatattcattttttgtgataagtatttattgtgtggaaagtaactgtagggatggtggtagagtcccgcctgtgattcccacctacggtgcacgcggtagggatggtggtaagtacggacggtggtagagtcccgcctgcgattcctgcctacagtgtccgataaatggtttgttttgtgtgaatcattttctagaaaaatgacagactatgtttttgggccaaaatgagattttggcgtgtgttggaaataatcatttttggggaaaaatggtattttatggttaagtggattttgtcgtatgaatgcatgttggttgcagtaatatgtttttatcccgagagttgtttagtttatacttacctgttgTACCATTTtttggtatcgcagattttgatgcagatgaggatgacgagccttagtttggctccgttggtggagtgatctgggattgctcctgtttatcgggtttcattttttatcaatttatgtgttgtctttgtaatatatttgggatgactgtataactctttaaaggtaatttgttttgaatatttgtatttaaatttctggtacttagatgacttatttatattatccgctgtgatttttattgtgcacttttgcatgttgcacacacttgagcacatttcattgggatgcgtgacccgtgttgtcatcatcccgacgtcacgattatcttgtttttgtacgtgggagtccgGGCGTCACAGCAGGTAGTTcagaatattaatttaaaaaaggcATCAGGTAATCTTGTAGATAAGCAAAGAAGGTGGAAGGTTCCAAGTGAGGGCTTTGTAAAGGCCAATTGGGATGCAGCTATCAACTTGAATCTAAGAATGATGGGGATAGGAGTAATTATATGGGATGAAAGGGGAGAAGTGCTAGCAGCCTATTGTGATCAAAAGAAGTATGTGCAACAACCAGCTACAACAGAATGTATGGCCCTCTGGAAAGCTATGGAATTGGGCAGAGATCTTGGCTTCAATAGGGTGATTTTTGAAGGTGATGCACATACTATTGTGAAGGCTGTAAATGAGGAGAGTGAAGACTtcctagcttataggagtataGTTCAAGATGCAAAACAGATGCTACAACAACACAGAAACTGGAAGGTGCAATTTGTCAATAGGAACTTGAATGAAGTGGCTCACATTTTAGCCAAAATGGCTATTAGTTTAGAGACTGAGAAAGTTTGGATGGAAGATATAACAAGTTGTATTTCTGAAAGTATAGAAAAGGATAAGGAATGTATGAACAA
This genomic window contains:
- the LOC121245522 gene encoding uncharacterized protein LOC121245522 is translated as MTPGSAGNEVPDTQDAGVMADKQRRWKVPSEGFVKANWDAAINLNLRMMGIGVIIWDERGEVLAAYCDQKKYVQQPATTECMALWKAMELGRDLGFNRVIFEGDAHTIVKAVNEESEDFLAYRSIVQDAKQMLQQHRNWKVQFVNRNLNEVAHILAKMAISLETEKVWMEDITSCISESIEKDKECMNNVD